In the Malania oleifera isolate guangnan ecotype guangnan chromosome 1, ASM2987363v1, whole genome shotgun sequence genome, one interval contains:
- the LOC131145592 gene encoding MLP-like protein 28 — protein MGDLRGELEVEVELKSSADKFYDVFRGKVHHLPNCTQRIQDVKLHEGEWHSHGAVKHWTYVLPDGKVESGKEKFYINDENKTLKFEIFEGDPMKDLKVYNGILKVSPKGDKGGAAHWTLEYERRSPSSPHPHHYLDFVVHLTKELDAALANA, from the exons ATGGGGGATCTGAGGGGTGAGTTGGAGGTGGAAGTAGAGCTCAAGTCTTCGGCTGACAAGTTCTATGACGTGTTCAGGGGTAAGGTACACCACCTGCCCAACTGCACCCAGAGGATTCAGGATGTCAAGCTCCATGAAGGCGAGTGGCACTCTCATGGCGCCGTCAAGCATTGGACCTATGTCCTCCCCG ACGGAAAAGTGGAGAGTGGAAAAGAGAAGTTCTATATAAACGATGAGAATAAAACGCTAAAGTTTGAGATTTTTGAAGGAGACCCAATGAAGGACCTCAAAGTGTACAACGGAATACTGAAGGTGAGTCCGAAGGGTGACAAAGGTGGAGCGGCACACTGGACCTTGGAGTATGAGCGACGCAGCCCATCCAGCCCTCACCCTCATCACTACCTCGACTTCGTTGTACATCTCACCAAAGAACTCGATGCTGCTCTCGCCAACGCTTAA
- the LOC131149563 gene encoding cytochrome b561 and DOMON domain-containing protein At3g25290-like, with product MGFSQYSGFGYFSQIHGILNAVSWGILFLVGVIFARYTRTFHSANPAWFYLHTSCQLSAYVIGVAGWGTGLKLGSESKGFHFTTHRDLGISLFCLATVLIFALFLRPKKDHKYQFYWNIYHHSIGYVVLVIGIINVFKGLDILDPAKKWKSAYIVVLAVLEAITWVVVLRRKSGRSTKPYDGSNTM from the exons ATGGGATTTTCACAATATTCTGGATTTGGTTATTTTTCTCAGATTCATGGAATTTTGAATGCTGTGAGCTGGGGAATTCTGTTTCTAGTTGGAGTCATATTTGCAAGGTATACGAGAACTTTCCACTCTGCAAATCCGGCATGGTTTTATCTTCACACTTCCTGCCAATTATCTGCATATGTTATTGGGGTGGCTGGCTGGGGAACTGGTCTTAAGCTTGGAAGTGAATCCAAGGGGTTCCATTTCACTACTCATCGTGATTTGGGAATTTCCCTCTTCTGTCTTGCAACTGTCCTA ATATTTGCATTGTTCCTGAGACCAAAAAAGGATCACAAGTACCAATTTTACTGGAACATCTACCACCACAGTATTGGATATGTTGTGTTAGTTATTGGCATCATAAATGTGTTCAAGGGTCTAGACATCTTGGATCCTGCAAAGAAGTGGAAATCAGCTTACATAGTTGTGCTTGCTGTGTTAGAAGCAATCACTTGGGTGGTTGTTTTGAGGAGGAAATCTGGGAGGTCGACCAAGCCTTACGATGGATCCAACACCATGTAA